The following nucleotide sequence is from Candidatus Zixiibacteriota bacterium.
AGCTCGGACATCTGGACATCCTCGAGACCCCAAATGCGGGCAATTCCGTCACCGACCTGGAGCACCGTTCCGACGGACTCCATTTCGAGTTTGGTCTCGTACTTTTCCAGCTCTTTTCTGATTACTGATGATACTTCTTCAGGGTTGAGACCCATCACCGAACTCCTGTATTTACATCAACTATATCTTCCAAAACCACAACAGGCTAAGCCTGCTTGTTCCCGATCACGATTCAATCGTAACCCGGACGCTTCGTCATCCGCCGATTCATTGATCAGCCGGTCTATTCGTCACTAGCCGCTATCCGATCAAACCGGTGCGGCCTTATCATTCACAAATCGAGCTAAACTACCTTAACTTTGGCCAACTGCTCCTCAATCATTTCCAGTCCATAACGAACCGAACCGTCAATGATCTCGTTGTGCAGAATCACAATCATACCACCCATAATTGCCGGATCAATCTTTTCCTCAATCTGGATGGTCAAGTTTGTCTTGGCCGCCAAACGGGCGATAAGGTTCCGTCGCGGTTCCTCATCGAGCGCCTTAGCCGTAATCACTGTCGCTCGCGCAATCCCCTTCTCGGCTTCGACCAGACGGATGAAATCATCGATGATCTCCGCCAGATGGGCCACCCGGTGTTTATCCACGAGGACTACGAGAAACTCGACAAACAGTTGTTCCAGCCGTTCTCCAAAAACAGTTCGAATCAGAGCCTGTTTGTTTTCATCCAGCACCTGAGGCGCGTTGAGGAAGTTCAGCAGAGTGTCGTCCTCAGCGATGAACTTTCTCAAGTCTTCAAGCTGCTCATGAGCGGCGTCAATGAGGCCCTTACTCTGGGCGGCCATAAACAACGCCTGGGCGTACTTGCGAGCAACTTCCTGCGCTAACATAGGCGGCCCTTAGGCTTTCTCAACGTTTTCAATGAAGCGTCCGATCAACTCGCGGTTCTTCTCGTCATCGAGCTTTTCCGCAAGTATCTTCTCAGCAGCTGTCATCGTGATTGCGACCATTTCGTTCTTCAACTGAACCTTGGCTTTGGCAATATCCCGCTTGAGATCCGCCTTGCTTTTGGCGTCAATCTCGCGGGCTTTTTCACGGGCGTCGCTCTCTATCTTCGCAGCGATCTTCTTGCCCTCGTCAACAGCCTCGACCAGCTTGGTCCGACGCTCGCTGTCAATATCCTTCAGCTTGGACTCGTATTCGCCAAGCAGCATATCTGCTTTTGCTTTCTCGTCCTCAATGCTCTGGAACTCATCAGCGATCTTCTGGCGGCGTTCCTCAAGAATACTCAGCAGGGGTCCCCAAGCAAATTTCTTGAGGATAACTACCGTAATGAGAAACCCTAACGCGTGCGTCAGTAATTGTTGCCATGATACATCCATTAGTACTCCCTGAATTCTCTAGTACGTTCTCGATTTCGAGACAGGTACCTCAGACGCTTCAGGTTATTAGCCGAGCTTGCCGCTGGCC
It contains:
- the atpH gene encoding ATP synthase F1 subunit delta; the protein is MLAQEVARKYAQALFMAAQSKGLIDAAHEQLEDLRKFIAEDDTLLNFLNAPQVLDENKQALIRTVFGERLEQLFVEFLVVLVDKHRVAHLAEIIDDFIRLVEAEKGIARATVITAKALDEEPRRNLIARLAAKTNLTIQIEEKIDPAIMGGMIVILHNEIIDGSVRYGLEMIEEQLAKVKVV
- the atpF gene encoding F0F1 ATP synthase subunit B; translated protein: MDVSWQQLLTHALGFLITVVILKKFAWGPLLSILEERRQKIADEFQSIEDEKAKADMLLGEYESKLKDIDSERRTKLVEAVDEGKKIAAKIESDAREKAREIDAKSKADLKRDIAKAKVQLKNEMVAITMTAAEKILAEKLDDEKNRELIGRFIENVEKA